The following DNA comes from Methanofastidiosum sp..
AAAAAATCTAATGACAGGTAGAACTCTCCTCTTTTAACTAAACTCTCGTTGTATTTGCTCCAGTTGCGCTGCATAAAGCAGTAGGGTTTTTATGGGGTTTAAGCTTTTCGCTTCATTTGAGGTGAATTATTCAACAAAGCATTAAATATCAAAAAATATATAAAGGATTTTTTCTCAACTAGAAGTAAGTTTTCAAACAGTGTTTTTATGGAAAAAGCAGAGATACTTCTAGAAATAAAAAAAGCTGAAGATACAGCAATGAAAATCATAGCGGAAGCTGAAGAAAATTACAAAAAAAGTTTAGTTGAATTAGACGTGGAAATGGAAAAACTACTTGAAAAAAAGAAGAGTCAACTTGACTTGAAAATTGATAAAGAGCTGAGGACTGGGACAGATAGAATAACAATGGAAAAACAAAGGGCGATTTCGGAGGGTGTTAGAGAGATTGAGAAGGTAAGGGAACAAGCATTAGAAAAAAAAGAGAAAGCAATTAATTTTATTCTTGATAAATTCATGAGGTACATTGATGAGCTCCAACGAAAGAATGACTAAAATAACTTTAGTTGGAACTAAAGATACCATGAAGGGAACTATAGAGATCCTTCATTCATTGAAGATAATCCATATTCTAGACTTTAAAGAACAAGATGATACGTTTGAAATAGGAAAGTCTTTGGGCGAAGTTTCAAAATTTTCTGAGCTATTACTTTCTATCAGATCTCTCTTGAGTAAATTTGATATTAGGCCTGGCAAGATTAAATCAACTTATACCAAAAGAGAAGTATCAAGAGAACTTGAAAAAGAAGTCTTCGAAACTGAAAATGTTATCAAATCCTATACCGACAAACTAAACAAAATAAATTCCATACTAAAAGAAATAGAAAAATTAAAATCAATTGGCGACATAAAAGACATAGGAATTAAAAAACAAGTAATTGAATCGCTGGATAGCTTAGTATCATCTAAATTAGAACTTGAAATGCAGAGAGATAAGACCAAAGAACAGATGGAATCTACAATTAAAGAAAAATCAGCTTATCTATTGCAATATGAAGATTTTTTATCTAGTGAAATAGAAAAAATGGAAGCCCCTTTAAGATTTACAACTACCAAAAATACTTTTGTCGTTGAAGGCTGGATACCAGAAAAAAAATATCAAGAACTTGATGATATTCTTAAGAAAAAATTTGGAGAAAGAGTTAGCCTAGATAAAATTAAATATAGTGACGATGAATCGGTACCTATTGAATTTAAGCATCCAACTCCAGTCAAACCTTTTGAATTATTATTGGAATTATTTGAATATCCAAAAAGCAGAGAAATTGATCCTACGTTTGCAATTTTCATAACTTTTCCCCTTTTCTATGGGATAATGCTTGGAGATATCGGTTATGGCTTGGTGATATTTTTTGCTTCTTTATTGATGAAAACAAAATTTAAAACTGAGGGTTGGAGAATGATACTTGGTATTTTAGAGTACTCAAGCATATATACCATAGCTTTTGGATTCGTTTACGGCGAGTTCTTTGGATTTGACATATTCCATCTTCTAGGCATTGAAGAACTATTTGGTTTGCTTATGCCCCTTTTGAATAGAATCTTAGATTTCATGCCAATAATGATTCTATCCATCTCCATTGGAGTCATACACGTTCTACTTGGGCTTATATTTGGTTTTATTAATGTTTACAGAGAGCATAATATTAAAGAAGCAATTCTAAAAAAAGGTTCATGGATTATCCTAATATTTTCCGTAATAGTTCTTGCAGGTAGTATCTACATATCCGATATCTTGATTTATTTAGGCGGAGGTCTTCTCTTAGTATCCGTGATATTATTAGTATTAGGAGAAGGATTTATAGGATTAATAGAAATATTTGGTATTATGAGTAATATCCTGTCCTATGTAAGACTAATGGCAATAGGTCTGTCATCTGTAGGAATAGCAATTGTCATAAATAGCATTGTTGTGGATATAATTTTTCCAAAAGGCGGTAGTTTCATATTATTAGGTTATTCGATATTAATATTTGGGCATGTAGGAAACATCTTATTAGGTATTTTAGCCAGTTTCTTGCATGCTTTAAGATTACATTATGTTGAATTTTTCACAAAATTCTACGAAGGTGGAGGTATAAAGTATAAACCATTTGGAATATAATATAGTGAGGTGATATGATGGCAGAATTAGCAGTAATTGTGGTGGTATTGAGTGCAGCCGCTTCAGTCATATTAACGGGACTGGCTGCGGCATGGGCAGAGAAACATATAGGATCAGCAGCAATTGGAGCAATGACAGAAAAAGAGGAACTTTTTAGTAAAGGTTTAGTCCTTACCGTAATACCAGAAACAATAGTTATTTTTGGTCTTACAGTATCTTTAGTTCTTCTTTTCGTTGTACTGCCTCAACTCCTGTAGGAGGGGTTAAATGGGGAAAAGTACAGTAGCGGATGCGGTAATAAAGGACGCTAAAAAATTAGCAGAGGAGTATGAAGAACAACTCGAAGAAAAAAAGAAGGTTAAACTAAAAGACATTGATCATGCAATTGATAAACTGAAGATAAAGAAAACAGAAGCTCTTAAAGATAAGATATCTTTACTCGGAAAAACTGAAACTTCTAGAACTAATCTTGAAGTTAAAAGGAAAAGACTAAAAATGGAGCAAGACGTTCTAGAAGAGATATTTCGAGAAACTAAATCTAAACTAGATAAAATTGAATCAGAAAAACGAGTTATTATTCTTAAGAAATTAATCTCAGTGGCAGAACTCGAATATTTCTTTTCAAATAAAAAAGATGAAAAACAAGTCATGAAATTAGTTGGGAAAACCTATAAAGGCAATATTGATACAATAGGCGGAATTTCAACTGGCGATTCAACAGGGAATATTAAAGAAGACTTTACTTTTGAGGCTATCTTAAACTATGTTTTTGAAAATAATCTCAAAGAGATAAGAGATATTTTATTTGGTGAGGTTGAATATGGATTCAAATGTAGCGTCCTCTGAATACTGGGTTGGAGAAACTAATTATAGTTATCTTAATACTAGAGTAAGGGCAATGGAAAGTAAATTATTCAAAAATGATATTTATATTAAACTTTTGAATATGGAAGTTTCTCAAATAGCCAGATTTTTGGGCGAAGGAAACTACAAAGAGGAAATTGAATCTTTGTCTAGGACTTATAGAGGTGTAGAGCTTATTGAGCATTCAATCAATACAAATTTGGGGAATAGTTATCATAAACTATTAAAAATGAGCGGGGAAAAAGCAGTGAAATACGCTTTTGCAATACTGACAAGATGGGACATCCATAATATAATCTCTATTTTAAGAGGAAAATATTCTAATGCAACTGATTATGAAATTGAAAAAACTCTTATCCCGATAGGAGAGATACCCTTTAATTTTATACTCTCCCTTGTAAAAATCTATAGTTATGAAGATGTTCTTAGAAGATTAAAAAAATTAGATAAATTTGATTTTTTGGATGAAACTAAAGATATTGCTGATATAGAATCAGAACTTTTCAAAATGTACTTCAAAAATACTCTTGATAATTTTAAAAAAGAAAAGAAATCACTTTTTTTTAAGTTTATTCGCACTGAAATTGATATTATAAATATAAAAAATATTATGAGGATGAGAAGATACGGATTTGCTTTCGATGAAGAACAAAAAAATATTATTGAAGGTGGATTATTCATTAGTATTGATGATCTAAGTTCTCTTTTAAGATCCTCTGGCGATGATTTTTTAAAAGAAATGAAAAAAACTCCGTATGGACCTATTATAGAAATGCACTGGCAAGAAAAAACTCTATTTTATTTGGAAGAATCTCTAGAAAAATACTTAATGAAATATGCAAAAGAACAGTTTATAGGAGATCCTTTCACGATTATGCATGTTCTCCACTATATTATCTCAAAAAAGATTGAAGTAGAAAATATCCGGAAAATCTCTAGGGGGAAAGCATCTAACATTGAAAAAAAAATAATAGAGGATAGTTTGGTGATCTGATGGAATTCGGGATAATTGGTGATGAAGAGTTTGTCGTCGGCTTTAAGTTATTAGGGATTAAAAAAAGTAAAAGAATAATTAATGATCAAGAATTTGAAGACGGTCTTAATGAAATGTTTAAGGATAAAGAAATAGGGATTATCATTATTCAACCTGAGTATTACCAAAATCTTTCAAGCAAAACAAAATTAAAGGTCGACACTTCAGTAAAACCAACAGTAATAGCACTTGGTGAAAAATTGAGCGACATACTGGGAGACAAAATAAAACATGTAATTGGAGTTGACCTGTGGGGTAATTAATTTGGAAAACAAAGGTACAATTTATAGGATATCTGGGCCTGTAGTTACGGCAACAAATATAGATGCCAAGATGAATGAACTAGTCCGAGTTGGGAAAGAAGGACTGTTTGGAGAAGTAATAGAAATTGATTATGATAAAACAATTATCCAGGTTTACGAGGACACATCTCTTCTAAAACCGGGCGATATAGTAACAACCACAGGAATGCCATTATCTGTTGATTTGGGCCCAGGTTTACTCGGCTCAATTTACGACGGAGTTCAAAGGCCATTACCAGAACTTGCACTTTTAATGGGAGAATTCATCAAGAGGGGTGCTGAAACTCCCGGAATTGATAGAGAAAAGAAATGGGAATTCTTCCCATTAAAGAAAAAGGGTGATAAAGTAAATTTTGGAGAAGCAATAGGTTATGTTAATGAGAATGAGCATACAAAGCATCTCATAATGTCCCCTCCAAATATATCTGGAGAAATTGTAGAGATTATAGAAAAAGGGAGTTACTCTGTTGAAGAAATATTGTGTAAGTTAGATAATGGCGCAGTAATAAAAATGTATCAAAGATGGCCTGTCAAAGTTCCAAGACCTTTTAAGGAAAAAATGATTCCTAATGTTCCTTTGGTAACAGGTAAGAGAATTATAGATGTTTTATTCCCTTTAGCTAAGGGGGGCACAGCTGCAATACCTGGGCCTTTTGGAAGCGGTAAGACTGTAACACAACAACAGTTGGCTAAGTGGAGCGATACTAAAGTTGTTGTTTATATTGGGTGTGGTGAAAGAGGAAATGAAATGATTGATGTCCTTACCGAATTCCCGAAATTGGTAGACCCTGTAACTGGTGCCCCATTGATGGATAGAACTGTACTTATAGCAAATACTTCAAATATGCCTGTAGCAGCAAGAGAAGCTTCAATATACACAGGAATAACTATCGCAGAATATTATAGGGACATGGGACATGACGTTTCACTTATGGCAGATTCTACGTCAAGATGGGCAGAAGCCATGAGAGAAATATCCTCAAGATTAGAAGAAATGCCTGGTGAGGAAGGATATCCTGCATATCTTTCCTCTAGATTATCAAGTTTTTATGAGAGAGCAGGAATTGTCCTTACTTTAGGGGGAAAAATAGGTTCAGTAACAGTCATAGGTGCAGTTTCTCCACCAGGAGGGGATTTTTCAGAACCTGTAGTTCAAAATACTCTAAGAATAACTAAGACATTTTGGGCGTTAGATTCAAATCTTTCACAAAAAAGACATTTCCCATCAATTAATTGGCTTGAATCCTATTCTCTTTACTACGATTCTCTAAAAGAATGGTTTGAAAGTAAAGTATCTATTGATTGGGACAGAACTAGAGCAGAAGTAATGGAAATATTACAGAAGGAAGCAGAGTTACAAGAAATTGTTCAACTTGTAGGCGCCGATTCTCTGCCCCCAGACCAACAAT
Coding sequences within:
- a CDS encoding V-type ATP synthase subunit I, coding for MSSNERMTKITLVGTKDTMKGTIEILHSLKIIHILDFKEQDDTFEIGKSLGEVSKFSELLLSIRSLLSKFDIRPGKIKSTYTKREVSRELEKEVFETENVIKSYTDKLNKINSILKEIEKLKSIGDIKDIGIKKQVIESLDSLVSSKLELEMQRDKTKEQMESTIKEKSAYLLQYEDFLSSEIEKMEAPLRFTTTKNTFVVEGWIPEKKYQELDDILKKKFGERVSLDKIKYSDDESVPIEFKHPTPVKPFELLLELFEYPKSREIDPTFAIFITFPLFYGIMLGDIGYGLVIFFASLLMKTKFKTEGWRMILGILEYSSIYTIAFGFVYGEFFGFDIFHLLGIEELFGLLMPLLNRILDFMPIMILSISIGVIHVLLGLIFGFINVYREHNIKEAILKKGSWIILIFSVIVLAGSIYISDILIYLGGGLLLVSVILLVLGEGFIGLIEIFGIMSNILSYVRLMAIGLSSVGIAIVINSIVVDIIFPKGGSFILLGYSILIFGHVGNILLGILASFLHALRLHYVEFFTKFYEGGGIKYKPFGI
- a CDS encoding V-type ATP synthase subunit K, yielding MMAELAVIVVVLSAAASVILTGLAAAWAEKHIGSAAIGAMTEKEELFSKGLVLTVIPETIVIFGLTVSLVLLFVVLPQLL
- the ahaC gene encoding ATP synthase A1 subunit C, producing MDSNVASSEYWVGETNYSYLNTRVRAMESKLFKNDIYIKLLNMEVSQIARFLGEGNYKEEIESLSRTYRGVELIEHSINTNLGNSYHKLLKMSGEKAVKYAFAILTRWDIHNIISILRGKYSNATDYEIEKTLIPIGEIPFNFILSLVKIYSYEDVLRRLKKLDKFDFLDETKDIADIESELFKMYFKNTLDNFKKEKKSLFFKFIRTEIDIINIKNIMRMRRYGFAFDEEQKNIIEGGLFISIDDLSSLLRSSGDDFLKEMKKTPYGPIIEMHWQEKTLFYLEESLEKYLMKYAKEQFIGDPFTIMHVLHYIISKKIEVENIRKISRGKASNIEKKIIEDSLVI
- a CDS encoding V-type ATP synthase subunit F (produces ATP from ADP in the presence of a proton gradient across the membrane; the F subunit is part of the catalytic core of the ATP synthase complex), translating into MEFGIIGDEEFVVGFKLLGIKKSKRIINDQEFEDGLNEMFKDKEIGIIIIQPEYYQNLSSKTKLKVDTSVKPTVIALGEKLSDILGDKIKHVIGVDLWGN
- a CDS encoding V-type ATP synthase subunit A, which encodes MENKGTIYRISGPVVTATNIDAKMNELVRVGKEGLFGEVIEIDYDKTIIQVYEDTSLLKPGDIVTTTGMPLSVDLGPGLLGSIYDGVQRPLPELALLMGEFIKRGAETPGIDREKKWEFFPLKKKGDKVNFGEAIGYVNENEHTKHLIMSPPNISGEIVEIIEKGSYSVEEILCKLDNGAVIKMYQRWPVKVPRPFKEKMIPNVPLVTGKRIIDVLFPLAKGGTAAIPGPFGSGKTVTQQQLAKWSDTKVVVYIGCGERGNEMIDVLTEFPKLVDPVTGAPLMDRTVLIANTSNMPVAAREASIYTGITIAEYYRDMGHDVSLMADSTSRWAEAMREISSRLEEMPGEEGYPAYLSSRLSSFYERAGIVLTLGGKIGSVTVIGAVSPPGGDFSEPVVQNTLRITKTFWALDSNLSQKRHFPSINWLESYSLYYDSLKEWFESKVSIDWDRTRAEVMEILQKEAELQEIVQLVGADSLPPDQQFLLEIARMLREIFLQQDSYHEVDEFHPLKRQFSLLNAIIRFSRFGNNAIENGVEIDNILKLESRAEISKVRYRKDFESKIGSINETMSKEFKALLGVE